The proteins below come from a single Triticum aestivum cultivar Chinese Spring chromosome 5D, IWGSC CS RefSeq v2.1, whole genome shotgun sequence genomic window:
- the LOC123124271 gene encoding uncharacterized protein, with amino-acid sequence MSLRRLLGFSATVSGRLPLRRCLSTAAAPHPPLPRSPSTAASASNPSRRHSLPTAAASHPPWGRPLSTAAPKHPPWAMIDYNSLVDESLAAPGACFGPVEPPLVSRITAPAHLLNPRERPAADSSVVQLVTGHVNAASGDGHLLLTCYDILGEGPRESWNGNADVEAERCICNPISGEVLRLPYPGGPAGSRKNLGHRHMGLLTQVGGGCGHGPPDRFAVADIVSQRDRIVDRFLPEVGRWDLLLGVPCQPPPAWEMEMDQETVAFAGRLWWVDLTCGAVSMDPFSNQPELRFVPLPNGTSLTFILMEHKDSSAEHLAQFRREVAKYRRIGVSEGRLRFLDASIHDPFLLSSYVLDDEGRSWTLEHQVELRKVLEDGGHPWEQGKRPAQIAVIDPLNADIIYITVGEQKHIVAVDIYQEKVIGSSPLQNQYHSLVPCVLPPWLGSSQIPTAGTVSMPSEWPLGYNQRRPSNDSSEKVLKVADGRLVLS; translated from the exons ATGTCACTCCGGCGCCTGCTAGGCTTCTCCGCCACCGTCTCCGGCCGCCTCCCCCTCCGCCGCTgcctctccaccgccgccgcaccgCACCCACCATTGCCCCgctccccctccaccgccgcctccgcctcgaACCCGTCGCGCCGCCACTCCCTTCCCACCGCCGCCGCTTCGCACCCACCATGGGGCCGCCCCCTCTCCACCGCCGCCCCCAAGCACCCTCCATGGGCCATGATTGACTACAACTCCCTCGTCGACGAATCGTTGGCGGCGCCGGGCGCGTGCTTCGGCCCCGTCGAGCCTCCGCTCGTCTCCCGCATCACCGCCCCGGCGCACCTCCTCAACCCCAGGGAGCGCCCCGCCGCCGACAGCAGCGTCGTCCAACTCGTCACCGGCCACGTCAACGCCGCCAGCGGcgacggccacctcctcctcaCCTGCTACGACATCCTAGGGGAGGGTCCCCGCGAATCCTGGAACGGAAACGCCGACGTCGAGGCCGAGCGCTGCATCTGCAACCCTATCAGCGGCGAGGTGCTCCGCCTCCCGTACCCCGGCGGTCCCGCCGGGTCCAGGAAGAACCTGGGCCACCGCCACATGGGCCTCCTCACCCAAGTCGGCGGCGGTTGCGGGCACGGCCCCCCTGACAGGTTCGCCGTCGCCGACATCGTCAGCCAGCGCGACCGCATCGTCGATCGGTTCCTCCCGGAGGTAGGcaggtgggatctgcttcttggcgtACCATGCCAGCCGCCGCCTGCgtgggagatggagatggaccaaGAGACGGTGGCCTTCGCTGGCCGCCTCTGGTGGGTCGACCTGACCTGCGGCGCCGTCTCCATGGACCCGTTCAGCAACCAGCCGGAACTCCGCTTCGTCCCGCTGCCGAATGGCACCTCGCTCACCTTCATTCTCATGGAACACAAAGACTCGAGCGCGGAGCATCTTGCCCAGTTCAGGCGGGAGGTGGCCAAGTACCGGCGCATCGGCGTCAGCGAGGGGAGGCTGCGCTTCCTTGACGCGTCCATTCACGACCCGTTCCTCCTCAGCTCCTATGTGCTCGACGACGAGGGCAGGAGCTGGACGCTGGAGCACCAGGTGGAGCTCAGGAAGGTCTTGGAGGATGGAGGCCACCCGTGGGAACAGGGGAAGAGGCCGGCGCAGATCGCCGTCATCGACCCGCTCAACGCCGACATCATCTACATCACCGTCGGCGAGCAGAAGCACATCGTCGCCGTGGACATTTACCAGGAGAAGGTGATTGGGAGCTCTCCGCTTCAAAACCAATACCATTCGCTTGTACCATGCGTTCTTCCACCCTGGCTTGGATCAAGCCAGATCCCTACGGCAG GAACTGTCTCCATGCCTTCAGAATGGCCGCTAGGCTATAATCAGCGTCGTCCTAGCAACGATTCTTCTGAGAAAGTACTGAAG GTTGCAGACGGAAGGTTGGTGCTTTCTTGA